Proteins from a genomic interval of Clostridium cochlearium:
- the murC gene encoding UDP-N-acetylmuramate--L-alanine ligase gives MSFDFLKYIKKIHFIGIGGISMSGMAEILLKKGYEVSGSDSTKSPIIDKLINMGAEIYIGHSEENIKNVDLVVYTVAVGEDNPELKKALNDNIKTMTRAEFLGYLMDGHKYNIAVSGTHGKTTTTSMMSHITINANLDPTILVGGELNIINGNVRTGNSEYFLTEACEYKESFLKFFPYIGVILNIDADHLDYYKDINHIKNAFSKFVSLIPKDGYLIACAEDENISDILKNIDCTIITYGFNKGNIQAKNITFDNKGCANFDVVKNSTVLFSVKLNVPGNYNVLNALASICVSFALSIDKKYIIKGLESFYGTHRRFELKGIKNDVTVIEDYAHHPTEIKATLNAAKNYPHNRIFCVFQPHTYTRTYSLFDDFTESFYNVDTLVLADIYPAREKDTGIVSSNMLGNKLREKNIDCINLHSFESISNYLKKETKPGDLVLIMGAGDIYKAGDLFLK, from the coding sequence ATGTCTTTTGATTTTTTAAAATACATCAAAAAAATTCATTTTATTGGAATTGGCGGAATAAGTATGAGCGGGATGGCAGAAATACTTTTAAAAAAAGGATATGAAGTCTCAGGATCTGATTCCACAAAATCCCCAATAATAGATAAATTAATAAATATGGGTGCCGAAATATATATAGGCCACAGCGAAGAAAATATTAAAAACGTTGATTTGGTAGTATATACAGTAGCTGTAGGAGAAGATAATCCAGAATTAAAAAAAGCCTTAAATGACAATATTAAAACTATGACTAGAGCAGAGTTTTTAGGCTACTTAATGGACGGACACAAATATAATATAGCTGTTTCAGGTACCCATGGAAAAACTACCACTACTTCAATGATGTCTCATATAACCATAAATGCTAATTTAGATCCTACTATTTTAGTAGGTGGAGAATTAAATATTATAAATGGAAATGTAAGAACAGGCAACAGTGAATATTTTTTAACAGAAGCTTGTGAATATAAGGAATCTTTTCTTAAATTTTTCCCTTATATTGGAGTTATATTAAATATCGATGCAGATCATTTAGATTACTATAAAGATATAAATCATATTAAAAATGCATTTTCAAAATTTGTTAGCTTAATACCTAAAGATGGATATTTAATAGCTTGTGCAGAAGATGAAAATATTAGTGATATTTTAAAAAATATTGATTGTACTATAATAACATATGGTTTTAATAAAGGAAATATTCAGGCTAAAAATATAACTTTTGACAATAAAGGTTGCGCTAATTTTGACGTTGTTAAAAATTCTACTGTTTTATTCTCGGTAAAACTAAATGTTCCTGGAAATTATAATGTATTAAATGCCTTAGCAAGCATTTGTGTATCTTTTGCTCTTAGCATAGATAAAAAATATATTATAAAAGGTTTAGAAAGTTTTTACGGAACACATAGACGATTTGAATTAAAGGGAATTAAAAATGATGTTACTGTTATAGAAGATTATGCACATCATCCAACAGAAATAAAAGCTACACTAAACGCTGCTAAAAACTATCCACATAATAGAATTTTTTGTGTTTTTCAACCTCATACTTATACACGTACTTACAGTTTGTTTGATGACTTCACAGAGAGTTTCTATAATGTAGATACTCTTGTATTAGCTGATATATACCCTGCTAGAGAAAAAGATACTGGCATAGTTAGCTCTAATATGCTAGGTAATAAACTAAGAGAAAAAAATATAGATTGTATAAATTTACACAGTTTTGAAAGCATATCTAACTACTTAAAAAAAGAAACTAAACCTGGTGATTTAGTTTTAATAATGGGTGCTGGAGACATTTATAAAGCTGGGGATTTATTTCTTAAATAA
- a CDS encoding [Fe-Fe] hydrogenase large subunit C-terminal domain-containing protein yields MYDNYRQIFKRLLKSYYDNTFEEEVESILSSYSMDRKKLTKIISILCGVNIDDSDNYIYDLKNAIINYKTSQGKIVTKLPCSGNCSKDGDIICEKSCPVNAIFRDPKDNNIYINDELCLDCGLCVKNCPNGSILDKKEFIPLAQLLKGQSIVIAAVAPAIMGQFGKDVTINQLRTAFKKLGFTDMVEVAFFADMLTLKEAVEYDHFVKDEQDFMITSCCCPMWVGMLKKVYNDLVKYVSPSVSPMIAAGRVLKLLNPNCKVVFVGPCIAKKAEAKEKDLIGDIDFVLTFTEVKDIFEVLDVHPESLEEDMSSEYASKGGRLYARTGGVSIAVSEAIEKLFPKKYKFLKTIQADGVKGCKSLLDKINQKDINANFVEGMGCIGGCVGGPKVILDPSKGREAVNNFAKNSSIKVSVDSKCMNDILRKININSIEDFKDKNKISIFEREFK; encoded by the coding sequence ATGTATGATAATTACCGCCAAATATTTAAAAGACTTTTAAAATCCTATTATGATAATACTTTCGAAGAAGAAGTGGAAAGCATACTTTCATCCTATAGTATGGATAGAAAAAAGCTTACTAAGATAATTTCTATTTTATGTGGTGTTAATATTGATGATAGTGATAACTATATATATGATTTAAAAAATGCTATAATTAACTATAAAACTTCCCAAGGAAAAATAGTAACTAAATTACCTTGTTCTGGTAATTGTTCTAAAGATGGAGATATAATTTGCGAAAAATCTTGTCCTGTAAATGCTATATTTAGAGATCCTAAGGATAATAACATATATATAAATGATGAACTCTGCTTAGATTGTGGTCTATGTGTAAAAAATTGTCCTAATGGAAGCATATTAGATAAAAAGGAATTTATACCTTTAGCACAGCTCCTAAAAGGCCAATCAATAGTAATAGCAGCAGTAGCTCCTGCCATAATGGGTCAGTTTGGTAAAGACGTAACTATAAACCAACTAAGAACAGCTTTTAAAAAATTAGGTTTTACAGATATGGTAGAAGTAGCTTTCTTTGCAGATATGCTTACTTTAAAAGAAGCAGTAGAATATGATCATTTTGTAAAAGATGAACAAGATTTTATGATAACCTCCTGTTGCTGTCCTATGTGGGTAGGAATGTTAAAAAAAGTATACAATGATTTAGTTAAATATGTTTCTCCTTCAGTTTCTCCAATGATAGCTGCTGGTAGAGTTTTAAAATTGTTGAATCCTAATTGCAAAGTAGTTTTCGTTGGACCTTGTATAGCAAAAAAAGCTGAAGCAAAGGAAAAAGACTTAATTGGTGATATTGATTTTGTATTAACCTTTACGGAAGTAAAAGATATATTTGAAGTATTGGATGTGCATCCTGAAAGTTTAGAAGAAGATATGTCTTCTGAATATGCTTCTAAAGGTGGTAGATTGTATGCTAGAACTGGTGGAGTATCCATAGCCGTTAGTGAAGCTATAGAAAAATTATTTCCTAAGAAATATAAATTTCTAAAAACTATACAGGCTGACGGAGTAAAAGGATGTAAATCTTTACTAGATAAAATAAATCAAAAAGATATTAATGCTAACTTCGTAGAGGGCATGGGGTGTATTGGTGGTTGTGTTGGCGGACCAAAAGTTATATTAGATCCTTCTAAAGGTAGAGAAGCAGTGAATAATTTTGCAAAAAATTCTTCCATAAAGGTTTCTGTGGATAGTAAATGCATGAACGACATATTAAGAAAAATAAATATAAATTCAATAGAAGATTTTAAAGATAAAAACAAAATTTCTATTTTTGAAAGGGAATTTAAATAA
- a CDS encoding HAD family hydrolase — protein MFDNIEAAIFDMDGTLIDSMWVWEKIDIKYLEKRNIPIPKDLNESIAHLTFEECAKYFKNTFNLNDTVETIMDEWNTMAIYEYSHNVKLKKGALDFLTLLKNKGIKLGLATSNCDMLLKIALKNNGIYDIFDCITTSDEVNKSKEFPDVYLLCAKKLKVSPEHCIVFEDILPAIRGAKSAGMKVVGVHDIYAKNQKKEIMKNADFYILEYNELIKAV, from the coding sequence ATGTTTGATAACATAGAAGCAGCAATTTTCGATATGGACGGTACTTTAATTGATTCCATGTGGGTTTGGGAAAAAATTGATATTAAGTATTTAGAAAAAAGAAATATACCTATACCTAAAGACCTAAATGAATCTATCGCACATTTGACATTTGAAGAATGTGCTAAGTACTTTAAAAATACATTTAATTTAAATGATACCGTAGAAACTATAATGGATGAATGGAATACAATGGCCATTTATGAATATTCTCATAATGTAAAACTAAAAAAAGGCGCTTTAGATTTTTTAACATTGTTAAAAAACAAAGGAATAAAACTAGGTTTAGCTACCAGTAATTGTGATATGTTATTAAAAATAGCATTGAAAAATAATGGTATTTATGATATTTTCGATTGTATAACTACTTCAGATGAAGTAAATAAAAGCAAAGAATTTCCAGATGTTTACCTGCTATGTGCTAAAAAATTAAAGGTTTCTCCTGAACATTGCATAGTATTTGAAGATATTTTGCCCGCTATAAGGGGTGCAAAATCTGCTGGAATGAAAGTTGTTGGAGTTCATGATATTTACGCTAAAAATCAAAAAAAAGAAATTATGAAAAATGCTGATTTTTATATACTTGAATATAATGAATTAATTAAAGCAGTTTAA
- a CDS encoding SH3 domain-containing protein, translating into MILFFIIIILILASIYMFYYFNNEIATQKRQIFVLKKQYNNLKNEKLSHTNKKIIVKYIPPTISSTTINDDCNIFISPLKYSPLLSTLKKGTYVNIIDSAEINNEIWYEISINSVDKINCKGWIQSEYIETNI; encoded by the coding sequence ATGATATTGTTTTTTATCATTATTATTCTTATACTAGCATCTATATACATGTTTTATTACTTTAACAATGAAATAGCAACTCAAAAGAGACAAATTTTTGTTCTAAAAAAACAATACAATAATTTAAAAAATGAAAAATTATCACATACGAATAAGAAAATAATAGTTAAATATATACCACCTACTATTTCCTCTACAACTATTAATGATGATTGTAATATTTTTATAAGTCCATTAAAATACTCTCCTTTATTATCTACTCTAAAGAAAGGAACATATGTCAATATAATAGATTCAGCGGAAATAAATAATGAAATATGGTATGAAATTTCAATAAATTCCGTAGATAAAATAAATTGCAAAGGATGGATTCAATCTGAATATATAGAAACTAATATTTAA
- a CDS encoding 2-phosphosulfolactate phosphatase family protein, with amino-acid sequence MKIDIIISADDIKEEKIKDKSIVVIDILRATSVIITALNNGCKEVVPVVEIEEALEKVKDNRENYILGGERKALKIEGFDCSNSPLEYSEELVENKTIVITTSNGTKAIKRALAAKDILIGALINGKAVAEKLIYLNNDVVIINAGTCGEFSIDDFICSGYIIDCISKSIEVELSDISKVAKYMYNMNPNMEFMKEARHFNRIMELGLFKDLEYCCKKDIVNIVPQYRDGIIK; translated from the coding sequence ATGAAGATTGATATAATTATATCAGCAGATGATATAAAAGAAGAAAAGATAAAAGATAAATCTATAGTTGTTATAGATATATTAAGAGCTACATCTGTTATAATAACAGCACTTAATAATGGATGTAAAGAAGTAGTACCCGTTGTAGAAATAGAAGAAGCTTTAGAGAAAGTTAAAGATAATAGAGAAAATTATATATTAGGAGGAGAGAGAAAGGCCCTAAAAATAGAAGGGTTTGATTGCTCTAATTCACCATTAGAATATAGTGAAGAGTTAGTTGAAAATAAAACCATAGTTATAACCACTAGTAATGGAACAAAAGCTATAAAAAGAGCATTAGCAGCTAAAGATATATTAATAGGTGCATTAATAAATGGAAAGGCTGTTGCAGAAAAATTAATATATCTAAACAATGATGTGGTTATAATTAATGCAGGAACTTGTGGTGAATTTTCTATAGATGATTTTATATGTAGTGGATACATAATAGACTGTATTAGTAAAAGTATAGAAGTTGAATTAAGTGACATATCAAAGGTGGCAAAATATATGTATAATATGAATCCTAATATGGAATTTATGAAAGAAGCAAGACATTTTAATAGAATAATGGAATTAGGTCTTTTTAAGGATTTAGAATATTGCTGCAAAAAAGATATAGTTAATATAGTACCACAATATAGAGATGGTATCATAAAGTAA
- a CDS encoding TIGR01212 family radical SAM protein (This family includes YhcC from E. coli K-12, an uncharacterized radical SAM protein.), which translates to MIMNWGDKRYYTLNYFLRKKFGEKVFKISLDAGFSCPNRDGTISSGGCVFCSKRGSGDFAGDRNFSIPSQFEEIKLMMKKKWKGDKYIAYFQAYTNTYAPVKILREKYEEALRQKGVVGLAIATRPDCLDEEILNLLSEINKKTYLWVELGLQTANDNIAKIINRGYELSVFEKALKELRSRDIDVVVHSILGLPGETKEDMLNTIEYLSHKDIQGIKIHLLHLMKETPLVNMYKKGELKFLTQEEYIDIVCESIAIIRSNIVIHRLTGDAPRNLLIGPKWSLKKWEVLNSIDRELINRNIYQGIRYKK; encoded by the coding sequence ATGATAATGAACTGGGGAGATAAGAGATATTATACTTTAAATTATTTTTTAAGAAAAAAGTTTGGAGAGAAGGTATTTAAGATATCTTTGGATGCAGGCTTTTCATGTCCTAATAGAGATGGTACTATAAGCAGTGGAGGGTGTGTATTTTGTAGTAAGAGAGGTTCTGGAGATTTTGCAGGAGACAGAAATTTTTCTATACCATCCCAATTTGAAGAAATTAAATTGATGATGAAGAAAAAGTGGAAGGGAGATAAATATATAGCATATTTTCAAGCATACACTAATACGTATGCACCCGTTAAAATCTTAAGGGAAAAATATGAAGAAGCTCTAAGACAAAAAGGAGTAGTGGGCTTAGCTATTGCTACTAGACCTGACTGTTTAGATGAAGAAATTTTAAATCTTTTATCTGAAATCAACAAAAAAACGTATTTATGGGTTGAATTAGGTTTGCAAACAGCCAATGATAATATAGCTAAAATAATAAATAGAGGATATGAATTGAGTGTTTTTGAAAAAGCGCTAAAGGAATTAAGGAGTAGAGATATAGACGTAGTGGTACATAGTATTTTGGGACTTCCAGGTGAAACAAAAGAAGATATGTTAAATACAATTGAATATTTATCTCATAAAGATATACAGGGTATAAAAATACATTTGCTACATCTTATGAAGGAAACGCCTTTAGTAAATATGTATAAAAAGGGAGAGTTAAAATTTCTTACTCAAGAAGAGTATATAGATATAGTTTGTGAATCTATTGCTATAATTAGAAGCAATATTGTAATTCATAGACTTACAGGAGATGCTCCAAGGAATTTATTAATAGGACCTAAATGGAGTTTAAAGAAATGGGAAGTTTTAAATTCTATAGATAGGGAATTAATTAATAGAAATATATATCAAGGAATAAGATATAAGAAATAA
- a CDS encoding transporter: protein MFKNFIIYFKIAAVFAGTIVGAGLASGQEITQFFATYGYKGFLGLIICLIFYIVSSYLIVSISIKYGLNSYKDLILLVSPGFLGKVTNIITGLFLITSSAIILAGSGALIYQYFNLSKWIGISIMCLLSLVVLLRDTKGLFEINSFIVPSLIFVISTIFVLYLAFYENLSFNYIKTVPYYKKPWIISSILYSSFNILSSSGVIVPLSNEIKNKKLLLKGIFLGSIILTFLSIIINLLLILNIPNIFKYEVPLLYVANRFGTLIQIMLLSIIWLEMFSTEVSNIYSISKTLNQSFNISYKSSCILILILAIPISQLGFVKLITFLYPSFGIIGLIFIIQCIIFHLKH, encoded by the coding sequence ATGTTTAAAAATTTTATTATCTACTTTAAAATAGCGGCTGTTTTTGCAGGCACTATTGTAGGAGCTGGACTGGCTTCTGGTCAAGAAATAACACAATTCTTTGCTACATATGGCTATAAAGGCTTCTTAGGATTAATTATTTGCTTAATTTTTTATATAGTTTCTTCTTATTTAATAGTTAGTATTAGCATTAAATATGGTTTAAATTCTTATAAAGATTTAATTTTATTAGTTAGTCCAGGATTTCTAGGTAAAGTTACTAATATTATAACTGGATTGTTTTTAATCACCAGTTCTGCAATAATTCTTGCAGGCAGCGGTGCTCTAATCTATCAATATTTTAATTTAAGCAAATGGATAGGAATATCTATAATGTGTTTACTATCATTAGTAGTTCTTCTAAGGGATACTAAAGGTCTATTTGAAATTAATTCCTTTATAGTTCCATCACTAATATTTGTAATAAGTACAATATTTGTTTTATATTTAGCTTTTTATGAAAACCTTAGTTTTAATTATATTAAAACTGTTCCATATTATAAAAAACCTTGGATAATTTCCAGCATTCTTTATTCAAGCTTTAATATACTTTCATCTTCCGGAGTTATAGTTCCTTTAAGCAATGAAATTAAAAATAAAAAATTACTTTTAAAAGGTATATTTTTAGGTTCTATTATTCTTACATTTCTATCAATTATAATAAATTTATTACTTATTCTAAATATACCTAATATATTTAAATATGAAGTGCCCTTATTATATGTAGCAAATAGATTTGGTACACTAATTCAAATAATGTTATTATCCATAATATGGCTAGAGATGTTTTCAACAGAAGTATCAAATATATACAGTATTAGCAAAACTTTAAATCAAAGTTTCAATATTTCATATAAAAGTTCTTGTATTCTTATATTAATTTTAGCAATACCTATATCTCAATTAGGATTTGTAAAGCTTATTACTTTCCTATACCCTTCATTTGGTATTATAGGATTAATCTTTATAATCCAATGTATAATATTTCATCTTAAACATTGA
- a CDS encoding heme NO-binding domain-containing protein: protein MKGTVVATWMRTCRKLYNDDVVNEAMSSVGWDNNKIFKPSENVEDGDVKKVIQHIANSQNIEVGSLWREIGKDNILSFYNDFPAFFQHENLYSFFSSLFDVHVVMTKKFPGAKPPLVTITPISRKDAIFYYESKRGMFDYFLGLTEGSIKFFKEDIEIEELERTSESLKVKLKFKEDIYLKKEFKFNRLMSFGFIKNLSAKISVISFITSVIFNLYLSKVSILKVGIFSLVQSFIIFLVCELLFRPKEFIKKELNKINNHNYAEESKIVTNDFFEEIFEMINQNKNVVKKDFVSFKGVTDEMNTFVGNINKISENMNYTSEGIAGVVEQVAETSVSQAENTEKTVFVLNGNIDSLRKLVENENNNKVELEYALDKVNNSYKNVESTSNNILDTLDKFEEVKEKGQELQNRAEDITSIVSIVAQISEQTNLLALNASIEAARAGEQGKGFAVVAEEVRKLAEQTKAAVEETNNSLVNFAQEIKSLSDKIDGQYAVLENETKNLEVVKNISYEATTSIQSVASSMIDTINDLNREAEAINNIFGNIESLAAIAEENSASSEEVSANVSSYINEIKKLTDNINEFKKITESFKEDLSQYKI, encoded by the coding sequence ATGAAAGGAACTGTAGTAGCTACTTGGATGAGAACTTGTAGAAAACTTTACAACGATGATGTAGTAAATGAGGCAATGAGTTCAGTAGGTTGGGATAACAATAAAATTTTTAAACCTAGTGAAAATGTAGAGGATGGCGATGTAAAAAAAGTAATTCAACATATTGCTAATTCTCAAAATATAGAAGTAGGAAGCTTATGGAGAGAAATAGGAAAAGACAATATACTTTCTTTTTATAACGATTTTCCAGCGTTTTTTCAACATGAGAATTTATATTCATTTTTTAGTTCACTTTTTGATGTACATGTAGTAATGACTAAAAAATTTCCTGGCGCTAAACCCCCATTAGTAACAATAACGCCTATATCTAGAAAAGATGCTATATTTTATTATGAATCTAAAAGAGGAATGTTTGATTATTTTTTAGGACTTACAGAAGGAAGCATAAAATTTTTCAAAGAAGATATAGAGATAGAGGAATTAGAAAGAACTAGTGAATCCTTAAAAGTAAAATTAAAGTTTAAAGAAGATATATATTTGAAAAAAGAATTTAAGTTTAATAGGTTAATGTCCTTTGGATTTATAAAAAATTTAAGCGCTAAAATATCAGTGATTTCTTTTATAACATCAGTAATATTTAATTTATATTTATCTAAAGTTAGTATACTTAAAGTAGGAATATTCTCTTTAGTACAGTCGTTCATCATTTTTTTAGTTTGTGAATTGCTTTTTAGGCCCAAAGAGTTTATAAAAAAAGAATTGAATAAAATAAATAATCATAATTATGCAGAAGAGAGCAAAATTGTGACTAATGATTTTTTTGAAGAAATATTTGAGATGATAAATCAAAATAAAAATGTTGTTAAAAAGGATTTTGTAAGTTTTAAAGGTGTTACAGATGAAATGAATACTTTTGTAGGAAATATAAATAAAATATCAGAGAATATGAATTATACTTCTGAAGGAATAGCTGGTGTGGTGGAACAAGTGGCAGAAACATCTGTAAGTCAAGCAGAAAATACAGAGAAAACAGTTTTTGTATTAAACGGTAATATAGATAGTTTAAGAAAGTTAGTTGAAAATGAAAATAATAATAAGGTAGAGTTAGAATATGCACTAGATAAGGTTAACAATAGTTATAAAAATGTAGAGAGTACAAGTAATAATATTTTAGATACATTAGATAAATTTGAAGAAGTAAAAGAAAAAGGGCAAGAACTTCAAAATAGAGCTGAAGATATAACAAGTATAGTATCAATTGTGGCACAAATATCAGAACAAACAAATCTTTTAGCTTTAAATGCTTCTATAGAGGCTGCAAGAGCAGGAGAGCAAGGGAAAGGTTTTGCTGTAGTTGCAGAAGAAGTAAGAAAATTGGCAGAACAGACTAAAGCTGCAGTTGAAGAAACAAATAATAGTCTTGTAAATTTTGCACAAGAGATAAAAAGCTTATCTGATAAAATAGATGGACAATATGCAGTTTTAGAAAATGAAACCAAAAACCTAGAAGTTGTAAAAAATATAAGTTATGAGGCAACAACATCTATACAATCTGTTGCTTCATCGATGATAGATACAATAAATGATTTAAATAGAGAAGCAGAAGCTATAAATAATATATTTGGCAATATAGAGTCACTAGCTGCTATAGCTGAGGAAAATTCGGCGTCTTCTGAAGAAGTTAGTGCTAATGTATCTAGTTATATAAATGAGATTAAAAAATTAACAGATAATATCAATGAATTCAAAAAAATTACAGAATCTTTTAAAGAAGATTTATCTCAATATAAAATTTAA
- a CDS encoding XRE family transcriptional regulator: MSRIGQNIKTYRLEAKMTQKQLGKKIGVSENFINEVETGKRIINENLIDRISKIFNKDLNDITMFYEDMKEEKENKVYDIKENKVQEVWKEAFGSILRDVNLFDYSLNKVLGSRKLPLIDNKINGHPQDKVFYLKIADNDMNGFRIYKGDIVLCHITGEVQNNSIYLIEHNDKRQIRQIKNLDNSKFLLISNSTMVTTETVEKNQVKIIARLDKVEINL; encoded by the coding sequence ATGAGTAGAATAGGACAAAATATAAAAACTTATAGACTAGAAGCAAAAATGACTCAAAAACAATTAGGTAAAAAAATAGGAGTGTCAGAAAATTTTATAAATGAAGTAGAAACAGGTAAACGAATAATAAATGAAAATTTAATAGATAGAATTAGCAAAATATTTAATAAAGATTTAAATGATATAACCATGTTTTATGAAGACATGAAAGAGGAAAAAGAAAATAAAGTATATGATATAAAAGAAAACAAAGTACAAGAAGTTTGGAAAGAAGCTTTTGGTTCAATTCTAAGAGATGTAAATTTATTTGATTATAGTTTAAATAAGGTTTTAGGCAGTAGAAAATTGCCGCTTATAGATAATAAGATAAATGGACATCCACAAGATAAGGTGTTTTATTTAAAGATAGCAGATAATGATATGAATGGATTTAGAATATATAAAGGAGATATTGTACTATGTCATATTACTGGAGAAGTACAAAATAATTCTATATATCTAATAGAGCATAATGATAAGCGTCAAATAAGGCAAATAAAGAATTTAGATAATAGCAAATTTTTACTTATAAGCAATTCTACAATGGTTACTACGGAAACAGTTGAAAAGAACCAAGTAAAAATTATAGCTAGATTAGATAAAGTGGAAATAAATTTATAA
- a CDS encoding DUF3783 domain-containing protein, which produces MSLRPKILFYGFSTTDLMKLNIKYDIVNIDKQMESMTVKDILEVNKSKNVDKDEKEKIILFNDLKDKELNNIIPIIRENLGKEPILAVVTPISINWVFSDLKKELLKEREYFNSVQSRRGEK; this is translated from the coding sequence ATGAGTTTAAGACCAAAAATTTTATTTTATGGATTTTCTACTACAGATTTGATGAAACTGAATATTAAATATGACATTGTAAATATAGATAAGCAAATGGAAAGTATGACAGTAAAAGATATTTTAGAAGTAAATAAAAGTAAAAATGTAGATAAGGATGAGAAAGAAAAAATAATACTTTTTAATGATTTAAAAGATAAGGAGTTAAATAATATTATTCCAATTATAAGGGAAAATTTAGGCAAGGAACCTATTTTAGCTGTTGTAACTCCAATATCTATAAATTGGGTATTCTCAGATTTGAAAAAAGAATTATTGAAAGAAAGGGAATATTTTAATAGTGTACAATCAAGGAGAGGAGAAAAATAA